In Arachis stenosperma cultivar V10309 chromosome 1, arast.V10309.gnm1.PFL2, whole genome shotgun sequence, one DNA window encodes the following:
- the LOC130933991 gene encoding uncharacterized protein LOC130933991, with product MAVHNNRVSERSIKFKGVQNLVFSSLSDSLKDVCSFEDLKQRMRVYLSLGSCKEIFDVMSLVTKTIDGGRLNMKAHCPIVTDVGLKDKAIGILMCYNPIWLRIGLYIIFGGDSLLSSEDADSDQDVKYLKMLIDKLFFSHEGLAKAFSYNKMVEGVYRAGYYENLGNVILKRILLLVLFLDKAKCKSCLPLEYGIDGLDGGSPLLFRAESWIRSSSQLIHEFLSSDVMHGEGNLLAHLLILGYKVSHQQGHLVGYDFSVRDLFVDLQDGVKLCRAIQLLQHNPSILMKIVVPSDSPKRNLANCVLALQYLKQASVSLHDEDGMMILADDIVSGDKELTLSLLWNMFVHLQLPLLVDKTSLVGEISKIRGIGMDLINSANSTSLEMLLNWIQAVCENYGCGIDSFHSLVDGKAIWCLLDYYFQKEFHNSCSLKEVNMKSNKASVMSVDEYSDALYNFILSQKLTTILGNFPEVLQISELLQYNGACSDRSVVILLVFLASQLFVKKNVDQLNFHKLLGYDCRSANRRHLRMVQCLSSSESVQNPDDSYVQGNEDAARKFKAIQAWWQDMAGRNCIRKPDFSNLQRSRTIESGTDTKREYAAKVIQSRFRGFITRRKFHTMINAVTFLQTVFRAWMMARQELVCVAYTTSQACDFSCDVLRHSQTYRRYAMLFVHRHSLVRLKRSAKLIQQAVRSWLYCRQQQGCSRCLSVRTLDPVTAAITIQKFVRGWMARYRYIFELDLKEKAMNLAQQNITLDLHTNAAVTIQLAWKNYRCCKSTCQKQHLLATKIQSNFRRWFLRKRFLNHVEATIKVQSYFRMWRCVKALQHLKVTSRSATFIQAFLRGWIARKEAFARKNHIVDIQRHCRCWLVKRDFLLKRDAAVKIQCIIRSMACQKVLNCQKDAALEIQRFIRGDLARNRLLGGASTLRALIPISCISRPVGVCSFQLELLLSSVVKLQRWWKRLLFHKLANKSAMIIQSCARGWMARRKANIYRHRIVVIQEDAAVEIQRFVRGHITRNRLLGCASSLRAAIPVDSISSPVGCCSIQLKLFLFSVVKLQRWWKRFLSQKNMTNSAIIIQSCIRGWIARRKAILHRHQIVVIQSHWKGYLARRESKQLLDLRLRMKESARNVDDSKRLINRLLAALSELLNMKSLSDVLHTCSTLDMATEHSQKCCEELVAAGAIDTLLGLIRSVSRSIPDQEVLKHALSTLRNLGRYPHLLEVLIQTHNSVQIIVMELLRNKEEGYFIASELMKKICSTHSGVQAVFKSPALLKRLHNLVDELKRKAVYEKRNGRSATAVMKDNRERRLKEAAEILKLIARA from the exons ATGGCAGTGCATAATAACCGTGTGTCAGAGAGAAGCATCAAGTTT AAAGGAGTACAAAATTTGGTGTTCTCTTCTTTGAGCGATTCTCTGAAAGATGTGTGCagctttgaagatttgaagCAGCGAATGAGGGTTTATCTGAGCCTTGGGAGTTGTAAGGAGATTTTTGATGTCATGAGTCTAGTCACAAAG ACAATTGATGGCGGAAGGCTGAACATGAAGGCACATTGCCCTATAGTAACGGATGTTGGGTTGAAAGATAAGGCCATAGGAATCCTTATGTGTTATAATCCAATTTGGCTGCGAATTGGACTGTATATAATTTTCGGTGGTGATTCCTTGCTGTCAAGTGAAGATGCTGATTCTGATCAAGATGTCAAGTATCTGAAAATGCTCATTGACAAGCTATTCTTTTCACATGAGGGTCTAGCTAAAGCATTCTCTTATAACAAAATGGTTGAAGGCGTGTATAGGGCAGGGTACTATGAGAATTTGGGGAATGTCATTTTGAAGAGGATACTACTGCTTGTGCTTTTCTTGGATAAAGCTAAATGTAAAAGTTGCCTCCCGCTTGAGTATGGCATTGACGGATTAGATGGGGGTTCCCCTTTATTATTCAGAGCAGAGTCTTGGATTAGATCGAGTAGTCAACTGATTCATG AATTTCTATCATCTGATGTAATGCATGGAGAAGGAAACCTTTTAGCACACTTGTTGATTTTAGGTTACAAAGTATCTCATCAACAG GGTCATCTTGTTGGATATGATTTCAGTGTCAGAGATTTATTCGTTGATCTCCAAGATGGAGTGAAACTGTGTCGGGCTATTCAGCTCTTGCAACATAATCCCTCTATCCTGATG AAAATTGTAGTTCCCTCAGATTCTCCTAAGAGAAATTTAGCAAACTGTGTTCTTGCCCTTCAATATCTTAAACAAGCTAGTGTGTCCCTACATGATGAAGATGGCATGATGATTTTAGCCGATGACATTGTTAGTGGTGATAAAGAACTTACACTTTCCTTGCTCTGGAATATGTTTGTTCACTTGCAG CTACCGCTTTTGGTTGACAAAACAAGTTTGGTGGGGGAAATTTCCAAAATTCGAGGAATCGGCATG GATCTCATAAACAGTGCAAATTCGACTTCTCTGGAGATGCTATTGAATTGGATTCAG GCCGTTTGTGAAAATTATGGTTGTGGAATTGACAGTTTTcattcccttgttgatggcaAAGCTATCTGGTGCTTACTTGATTATTACTTCCAGAAGGAATTTCATAATTCCTGCTCATTGAAG GAAGTTAATATGAAAAGTAACAAGGCATCAGTAATGTCAGTTGATGAATACTCAGATGCATTGTACAATTTTATATTATCCCAGAAGTTGACTACAATACTTGGGAATTTTCCAGAG GTACTTCAGATAAGTGAGCTACTTCAATATAATGGTGCTTGCAGTGATCGAAGTGTGGTGATATTGTTGGTCTTCCTAGCAAGTCAATTATTTGTCAAGAAAAATGTG GATCAATTAAATTTCCATAAGCTCCTAGGCTATGATTGCCGAAGTGCAAACCGCAGACATTTGAGGATGGTGCAGTGCCTTTCAAGTTCTGAATCGGTACAAAATCCAGATGATTCATATGTACAAGGCAATGAAG ATGCTGCAAGAAAATTCAAGGCCATCCAGGCTTGGTGGCAGGATATGGCTGGAAGAAACTGTATCAGGAAACCAGATTTTTCTAATTTGCAGAGATCCAGGACCATTGAATCCGGCACCGATACTAAAAGGG AATATGCTGCAAAAGTAATACAATCACGTTTCCGGGGATTTATCACTCGTCGTAAGTTTCACACGATGATAAATGCTGTCACCTTTTTGCAAACGGTTTTCAGAGCATGGATGATGGCAAGGCAGGAGTTGGTCTGTGTGGCATACACCACCAGTCAAGCCTGTGACTTTTCATGTG ACGTATTGAGGCATTCTCAAACGTATAGGAGATATGCCATGCTTTTTGTTCATAGACATTCTTTAGTGAGGCTGAAGAGATCTGCAAAGCTAATACAGCAAGCTGTGAGGAGTTGGCTCTATTGCAGGCAGCAGCAAGGATGCAGTAGATGTCTTTCTGTCAGGACACTAGATCCTGTGACTGCTGCCATTACTATTCAGAAATTTGTCCGTGGTTGGATGGCACGatatagatatatttttgaGCTTGATCTAAAAGAGAAAGCTATGAATTTAGCCCAACAGAACATTACACTTGATCTTCATACAAATGCAGCTGTTACTATTCAGCTTGCTTGGAAGAATTACAGATGCTGCAAGTCAACCTGCCAGAAGCAGCATCTTCTTGCAACTAAAATTCAAAGTAATTTCCGTAGGtggtttttaagaaaaagatttttaaatcaTGTTGAAGCTACCATAAAAGTTCAATCTTATTTCCGAATGTGGAGATGTGTGAAGGCTTTACAGCACTTAAAAGTCACATCAAGATCAGCTACTTTCATTCAGGCATTCTTGCGTGGATGGATTGCACGGAAAGAAGCTTTTGCACGCAAGAATCACATTGTTGACATTCAA AGGCATTGCCGTTGTTGGCTGGTGAAACGGGACTTCTTGCTCAAAAGAGATGCTGCAGTGAAGATCCAGTGTATTATACGAAGCATGGCATGCCAAAAGGTTCTCAATTGTCAAAAAGATGCTGCGTTGGAGATCCAGCGTTTTATCAGGGGCGATTTAGCTCGAAATCGGCTATTAG GTGGTGCTTCTACATTACGTGCTCTCATTCCTATTAGTTGCATTTCAAGACCGGTTGGAGTTTGTAGTTTTCAACTTGAACTACTGTTGTCTTCAGTTGTGAAACTGCAGCGGTGGTGGAAGCGTCTCTTGTTCCATAAATTGGCAAATAAGTCTGCCATGATTATCCAGTCCTGTGCTCGTGGGTGGATGGCCAGGAGAAAAGCCAATATTTACAGACACCGAATTGTTGTTATCCAA GAAGATGCTGCAGTGGAGATCCAGAGATTTGTTAGGGGGCATATAACTAGAAATCGGCTGTTAG GGTGTGCTTCCAGTCTACGTGCAGCTATTCCTGTTGATTCCATTTCAAGTCCAGTTGGCTGTTGCAGTATTCAACTTAAACTGTTCTTGTTTTCTGTTGTGAAATTGCAACGATGGTGGAAAAGGTTCTTGTCACAAAAAAATATGACCAACTCTGCCATTATCATTCAATCTTGCATTCGTGGATGGATAGCCAGGCGAAAGGCCATTCTTCATAGACACCAAATTGTTGTCATCCAA TCCCACTGGAAAGGTTACCTTGCACGTAGAGAGTCAAAGCAACTACTTGATTTGCGGTTGAGAATGAAAGAGTCTGCCAGAAATGTAGATGATAGCAAGCGTCTCATAAATAGACTATTGGCAGCGCTTTCAGAGCTACTTAACATGAAAAGTCTTAGTGATGTCCTGCATACTTGTTCTACATTAG ATATGGCTACAGAACATTCTCAGAAATGCTGTGAAGAACTTGTGGCTGCAGGTGCAATTGACACCTTGTTGGGGCTTATCCGATCAGTCAGCAGGAGTATACCTGATCAGGAGGTTCTAAAACATGCTCTCTCAACTCTACGAAATCTTGGGCGCTACCCTCATCTACTGGAAGTGCTGATCCAAACACACAACTCTGTACAAATAATTGTCATGGAGTTACTAAG GAATAAGGAGGAGGGATACTTCATTGCCTCTGAACTTATGAAGAAGATTTGTTCAACTCATTCTGGGGTTCAAGCCGTGTTCAAGTCCCCAGCCCTCCTTAAACGACTGCACAACCTCGTTGATGAGCTTAAAAGAAAGGCAGTTTACGAGAAAAG AAATGGTAGAAGTGCTACTGCAGTTATGAAAGATAACAGAGAGAGGAGATTGAAGGAAGCTGCTGAGATTCTGAAACTGATAGCACGAGCCTAA
- the LOC130944183 gene encoding tobamovirus multiplication protein 1-like, with the protein MDTASFLYLRWRHWQWHHHQANNSNSTLWQDAVFYILCAAYALVSSLALIQLVRIELRVPQYGWTTQKIFHLMNFIVNGVRALVFGLHKLVFLLRPKVLVLVLLDLPGLLFFSTYTLLVLFWAEIYHQARSLPTDKLKIVYISINGALYFIQVCIWIYLWIDDNTVVIFIGKIFIAVVSFMAALGFLLYGGRLFIMLKHFPIESRGRRKKLHEVGSVTAICFTCFLIRCVMGFLSAFDSDASLDVFYHPLLDLIYYLVVEVLPSALVLYILRKLPPRRISAQYHPIQ; encoded by the exons ATGGACACTGCATCTTTTTTGTATTTGCGGTGGCGCCACTGGCAATGGCACCATCACCAAGCTAACAACAGCAACTCAACTCTCTGGCAGGACGCTGTTTTCTACATACTCTGCGCTGCTTATGCTCTCGTCTCCTCCCTCGCCCTC ATTCAATTGGTAAGAATTGAACTCAGAGTTCCTCAATATGGCTGGACTACCCAAAAGATTTTCCATCTTATGAACTTCATTGTCAACGGAG TTCGCGCACTCGTCTTTGGATTACACAAGCTGGTTTTCCTTTTGCGTCCCAAG GTATTGGTTTTGGTGCTGTTAGATCTGCCGGGCCTACTGTTCTTCTCTACCTATacacttcttgttcttttctggGCAGAAATTTATCACCAG GCAAGGAGCTTACCTACCGATAAGCTCAAGATAGTTTATATTTCAATAAATGGTGCCTTGTATTTTATTCAG GTTTGTATTTGGATATACCTTTGGATAGATGACAACACTGTTGTGATATTCATCGGAAAGATATTTATTGCAG TTGTGTCATTTATGGCTGCATTAGGCTTCTTGCTATATGGAGGAAG ATTATTTATCATGCTGAAGCATTTCCCTATCGAATCTAGAGGGAGAAGGAAGAAACTTCATGAG GTTGGATCTGTCACAGCCATTTGTTTCACCTGTTTTCTGATAAGATGTGTTATG GGTTTTCTATCTGCATTCGATTCAGATGcatctcttgatgttttctATCATCCTCTTTTGGACTTGATCTACTACTTG GTGGTTGAGGTGCTACCTTCAGCTTTAGTCCTCTACATACTGCGCAAATTGCCACCAAGGAGGATATCAGCTCAGTATCATCCTATTCAGTAA